Below is a genomic region from Mycoplasma phocoeninasale.
ATAAAGACAATTCTATATTAGATGACTTTGGTTTATTTTCTTCTAACTTAAATATTACATAATGAGTAGATTTAATATTTGAATCATTTTTTATAGTAATTCTAGCGTTTAAATGAGTATCAGTAAAGAAGTAAGTAAAGTCATCTGTGTCAATTGAAAAACCTTGAAGATTAGAAATTATTAAATCTTTGAAATTAAAATTATAATTTTCTAACTTAGTAATCTTATTTTTGAATTCAAACTGAACGTTTTTAATTTTATCCAATTCTGCTTTAGTTTTGTCAAATTCATCTTTTTGAATTATTGCGCCAGTAGCTTTATTTGTAGTATCAATTGTAAATTTAACATAAATAGTATATTCTTTATTCTCTATAGAAACCTTTAGTTCAACTTGCGCTTCTTTTTCATTTTTTACGATGAAATTAGATTTTGTCATATCTGATAAAATCATAAATTCTTTGTCTGAAATTGCTATGTTTTGAATTGAAAATTCTTTTGCATCAGTAATTGATTTATTGTATGTAAAAGTAGCTGCATTCAATTTATTTTTTATTTGTTCCTCAGTTAATTTTGGATTAGGTTCTGGCATTGGTTGAGGCATAGGATTTGGAGCTGGATTAGGGTTATTGGGATTTGGGTTGGGTTTGGGATTGTCTGTATTGTTGCATGCTGCGGCAACTAATGGTAAAGTTAGTACACTTGCAATCGAACCGATTGAAATCATTATTTTTGTAAGTTTTTTCATTTTTTGAAATCTCCTTTTACCTTTTTGTAAACATTATTTCACACAAATGCATTTTAATAATATCTTTGGATTTTCATGATATTTATTAAAATATATTGTGTGCTCAAATTATCACAAATAAATCGCACAAATATACTTTTTTAGCCGTTAAAAGTTATTTTTTTATTAAAAATAAGACAAAATTTATGTAAATTTAGTAAATATTGGTATTTTTTGCCCTTTAATATCTTAAAAAATGACTATTTTTTTTGAATTTTTATATGTTTAGCAAATATTGAAAAAATTATTCAAAATAAGATTAGTTCTCAAGCCTTTTTCGCAGAAGAGAAAATTTATAAACTAAGAAAGTATTGTAATTTGAAGAAATGTCGTCACGATTTTTAAAGCAATTTTTTTAATTCAGTTTTTTTAAAACAATTTATAAGCGCCTAGACAACGAATAGCCTAGATTTTTTGGCAATTGGAGTAAAATAATTAGTATGAAAACAAATAATAATAAAAATGCTAATGCGCTAGATTTTGAGCGAATTTTAGCTGAAGTTACTGAAATTAGAAAAGATGATCCGATTAGAGCTATATATGTAGTTGACGGTCATCTAAAAAATGCCATTTTATCAGATGATGTTGCTGACCTAGAGGCATTAAGACAGAATATTATTTTTCAGATCAAAAAAGATAATTTAGCTGTTAAAACCACCCTTGATACCCTTAGTTTAATTAACTCTCTTAAAGGTAAGAAAATGGATTATGTTTTTATGCTAAACTACAATGAACTGAAAAGACGTGATGATTTTGAGCAGCATGCAGCTGAATTTCAGCATTTCTTTAATCAACATGACTTTGATAGCGCGGGATTTCAAACTTTAATATATGACCTACTGCAAAACAAACAAATTGATTTTGATTATTCAGTTAGGGGGCAGATAATTAATCCTAAAAAACTTGGTTCTTTTCTTGAAAATCCGGGAATTAGAAAAATGCAAGCAGAAATCTTTGCCACATTTGACAAAGACATTGCTAAAAACAAAGTTGCCAGACAAGTTTTTTCAGCTTATTTATTTAAAAACTGAGTTGATATTTTGCTTAGAAAAACAACACATGATTATGAACAGATAATTAATGTTGTCAATGTTTTATATGGTGAAAAAGATAAAAGTGAACTAAATGCCGAAGAAAAAGCTATTTACCAAATATTTAGCAAATAAAAGTGAAACTAAAATAAATTACAAAGCTTATATTGATAAGCAGTTTTTTTGTAATTTATTTAACAAATAAAATATAATATAACAAGATATTATTTAAGGAGAACTATGTCACGAATAATTAATAAAGAAAAGACAGAATTGAGAATTTCATATGTTTTAGAAGGCTCTGAATGACAAGAAGCAATTGAAAAGGCAAGAGAGAAATTAAGATTAAATGTGCAAATTCCAGGATTCAGAAAAGGAAAAGTACCTGCTCGTGAAGCTGATAAACGCATTAGTTTAGGAGAAGTACTAGAAAAGGCGCTAAGATCAAAACTTGATAGCATTTATTCTGAACACATTGCAAAAGAAATTGAACCGACTGATCAAATTGTTGGAAGAGAAGATCTAAACATCAAAGAATTTTCAGAATCAAAAGTAGTTGTTGAATTTATTTTCCCAATTATCCCTGAAGTAAAATTAGGAGATTATTCAAAACTTGGCGGTAAAATTGGTTCATTAGAACTTTCAAAAGAAGAGCTACTTGAAACTGAAATGAAGATTATTGAAAAGTATGTTGTGCTACTTGACAGTGATGAACCAATTAAATTAGGCGATGAAGTTAACTTTGATTTTAAAGGTTTTGTTGATGGCGAAGCATTCGACGGTGGTGATGCTGAAGGTTATGATCTAAAAATTGGATCAAAACAATTCATACCCGGCTTTGAAGAAAAAATGGTTGGACTTAAGAGAGGCGAAGAAGCTGACCTTGATTTAGTCTTCCCAGAAAACTATCATGTTAAACATCTAGCTGGTAAAAAAGTTATTTTTAAAGTTAAAATCAATAACATCAAAACTCCAAGTATGCCAAAAATTGATGAAGAATTTATTAAGCAAATTAACATTACTGGTATCAACACATTAGAAGAATTTCAAAAATTCCTTGAAATCCAAACATACAAAAATAAATTAGCAGATTTAGAAACTAAATTTATTGAAGATATCACTAAAAAATTAATTGCTACTTCAGAAATCGCAATTTCTGATTCACTACTAAAATCTGAATCAAGAAAATACTACGAAAACTTACTAAACAACTTAAAAGAGCAAGGTATTTCTGAAAAAGAATATTTGGAATTCACCAAGAATACTAAAGATGATATTTTTAGAATTTTTGATGAATCAGCAACTGAAAATCTAAAGAAAAGCTTTATTTTTGGTGCAATTGCCGGAGCTGAAGGAATCAAAGCAACTGAGGAAGCTTATAACGCTGAATGTCAAAAGTTTGCTGACCTTTACAAAATCGGAGTTGAAAGTGTTAAAGGCATTTTAAGATTTGAAAATTTTGAGAACAAATTCATTACCGAAAAAGTTATTGAAACTCTAATGAAGAAAAATGATCCAAAGAACTTTGCTAAATTAGAGGAAATCAAAAAAGAAATTCAAATCTTTGATGAAAAACAAACTGAGAAAATTGTTGCTAAAGCAAAAGCTGACACTGAAGCAGCTGCTAAAGCCAAGGCTGAAGAAGAAGCTAAGAAAGCTGAAAAATAATTTTAAGACTTAGGATTTGCCTAAGTTTTTATTTCTGTTTTTTTTAAATTTTCATTAATAAACATTATTTATTAATTTCATATAAAATATATATTTATGAAGTTATTTAATTTTAAATCTACAGAAATGCGTATTGCTGAAGCAACATTAAGAAAAATTAATCATTGAGAAAAAGAAATCTCTAAACTAAGTGATGAACAACTTAAGGCAAAAACAATTGAATTCAAAGAGAGACTGAAATTAGGCGAAACATCAGATGATATTCGCCCTGAAGTTTTCGCTGTTTCGCGTGAGGCAACAAAAAGAATTTTAGGCAAGAGACCTTATGATGTTCAAATGATTGGAGGATTAATTCTTGATTTAGGTTCAGTTGCAGAAATGAAAACTGGTGAGGGGAAAACTATTACCTCGATTGCACCGGTTTATTTAAACGCATTAACTGGTAATAGCGTTATTGTTTCAACAGTTAATGAATATCTAGCTGAACGCGATGCCGAAGAAATGGGGCAGGTTTTTAACTTCCTTGGCTTAACAGTTGGTATTAATAAAGCCCAAATGGCACCCGATCTTAAAAGACAAGCTTATGCCTGTGATGTTGTTTACTCAATTCACTCAGAGCTTGGATTTGACTATCTTCGTGATAACATGGTTATGACAAAAGAAGAAAAAGTTCAACGTGGGCTTGACTTTATTTTGCTTGATGAAGTTGACTCAATTCTAATTGATGAGGCTAAAACACCATTAATTATTTCTGGTGGCGATAATGATGAAAGCAATCTATACACGATTGCCGATTTGTTTGTTAGAACCTTGAGCAAGGATGACTTCTTCATTGATGAAGAAACCAAATCAGTTTATTTAACCGATGAAGGAATTGAGAAAGCTAATAAGTACTTTAATTTTGAAAATTTATATGACATTCAAAATTCAGAGCTTGTACACCGGATCCAAAATGCCTTACGTGCTCATAAAGTTATGAAACTTGATGTTGAGTATATTGTTAGAAACGATAAAATTGAGCTAGTTGACTCTTTCACTGGTCGAATTATGGAAGGAAGATCATACTCTGAAGGTTTACAACAAGCAATTCAAGCTAAAGAGCGTGTTGAAATAGAAAATGAAACAAAAACACTAGCAACTATTACCTATCAAAACTTTTTTAGATTATTTAAAAAAATTAGTGGGATGACGGGAACAGCGAAAACCGAAGAAAAAGAATTTATTGATATCTATAACATGCGTGTTAATGAAGTACCAAC
It encodes:
- a CDS encoding variable surface lipoprotein — its product is MKKLTKIMISIGSIASVLTLPLVAAACNNTDNPKPNPNPNNPNPAPNPMPQPMPEPNPKLTEEQIKNKLNAATFTYNKSITDAKEFSIQNIAISDKEFMILSDMTKSNFIVKNEKEAQVELKVSIENKEYTIYVKFTIDTTNKATGAIIQKDEFDKTKAELDKIKNVQFEFKNKITKLENYNFNFKDLIISNLQGFSIDTDDFTYFFTDTHLNARITIKNDSNIKSTHYVIFKLEENKPKSSNIELSLFEKGMKLTLDIQKRETLGLINSILASNSIKDMYRQKLNALKETDKVYKLRGEIINLRVKFGILSTIEGLEKRSPSKYNEFKNFIETKWKSDKDSGQIFAYLASELSRVKKLDLTKKFEKMLDFEHIKSFKMLYEIEDKINEELKMMNMMKMNK
- the tig gene encoding trigger factor; the protein is MSRIINKEKTELRISYVLEGSEWQEAIEKAREKLRLNVQIPGFRKGKVPAREADKRISLGEVLEKALRSKLDSIYSEHIAKEIEPTDQIVGREDLNIKEFSESKVVVEFIFPIIPEVKLGDYSKLGGKIGSLELSKEELLETEMKIIEKYVVLLDSDEPIKLGDEVNFDFKGFVDGEAFDGGDAEGYDLKIGSKQFIPGFEEKMVGLKRGEEADLDLVFPENYHVKHLAGKKVIFKVKINNIKTPSMPKIDEEFIKQINITGINTLEEFQKFLEIQTYKNKLADLETKFIEDITKKLIATSEIAISDSLLKSESRKYYENLLNNLKEQGISEKEYLEFTKNTKDDIFRIFDESATENLKKSFIFGAIAGAEGIKATEEAYNAECQKFADLYKIGVESVKGILRFENFENKFITEKVIETLMKKNDPKNFAKLEEIKKEIQIFDEKQTEKIVAKAKADTEAAAKAKAEEEAKKAEK